From the Hordeum vulgare subsp. vulgare chromosome 1H, MorexV3_pseudomolecules_assembly, whole genome shotgun sequence genome, the window CTTGGCTAATTTGCCTGCAATTCGCACTTCTTATGCTTAGGCACGGGTTAGGCGTGTTAGCTGCATGTGCCGTGTCGTTGACGTGTAAGCACTTTGGAAAATTCCAATTTAGCTTGTGCTGCACTTGAAttttactactactagtactacttctCAATTGTCACGACTCATCTAGGAAAATCCGTGTTTTGTTACATTCAATTCAAATAATTGGTATGCACCACCGCTATCGGTAGTGTGTTAAGTACTCCTAAATGATTGCATGATGGCATCATACCTGTTGTCTCTGTTAGGTGTCATATAATTTGTTCTTTCATCATTTCTTTTGTTCGGAAGAGAAAAGCAATTGCATATGTTGCATCTCGAAATCTTATGATGAGCTTAATTCTTCCAACTTGCAAAACGGAAACATTTTTTTTCTAATCCTAATAATGTTCTGTCTTACTGCAGACGATACTTATGGAGCAACATACCAGAATTGGCACAATAatgttcctcctcctccgcctgatCATGTGGTTAAGATGCACCCATCACCTCCTCCAGCATATGCCAATCGTCCTCCAcaggcaccgccgccgcctccaccccCTATGATAAACAGCAGTGGTGGGTCAGGTTCTAATTACTCAGGTGGTGAGATCCTGCCTCCACCATCCCCTGGCACCGCCCTTGGCTTCTCGAACTCAAAGAGCACATTCACTTATGATGAGCTGGTGAGGGCAACCGATGGGTTCTCTGATGCTAATCTCCTCGGACAAGGTGGTTTTGGATATGTTCACAAAGGAGTGCTGCCTAATGGCAAAGAGATTGCTGTGAAGCAATTGAAACTTGGGAGTGGCCAGGGAGAGCGCGAGTTCCAGGCGGAGGTTGAGATTATCAGCCGTGTTCATCACAAGCATCTTGTGTCTCTGGTTGGTTACTGCATCTCTGGGGGGAAGAGGTTGCTTGTATATGAGTTTGTCACCAATAACACATTGGAATTCCACTTACATGGTATGCCTTATTGTCTCATTGATCTGTCTTCTTTATGCATGGTTTATCCATGAGACTTTTGATAATAGCTGAGTATATAAATACATGTACCCCATATCCTATAAAACATGAACTTTATAAACACATGCATTCACCTTTCACAAAGCAAAGTCTCTTGACTTTAATGTTAAAACTAGATAACAACTGAAACTATATGATTTAAGTTTCTAGCTTGTTCCCTTTTACCATAGTAACTAGTAACTTGTAAAATTGTGATGAGAAACTCTGCATTTGTGGGAAAGAACCAAGTAGAATCAAAAGCCCTTTGTCCATTTTGCTAGTTACTTTGTGTTTTACTTGGTTGAAATGGCAACAGACAGTAATATGCCTTATCATAGTGAAGTTCATGGATGAAGTTTTGTATATccttcattttttcttttctttttacttTTGAGTGTTGTATGATACAAGTTAGTCGCtacatgatatgttatatgtcctAAGTTTTGTTGCTGATTGTTAAGACTGCTTTCACCTTCCACAGGAAAAGGCCGTCCAACGTTGGAGTGGCCCATAAGACTAAGGATTGCCCTAGGTGCTGCCAAGGGTTTGGCATACATTCACGAAGATTGTGAGTTTATCACCATGTGTATCTTAGCATAGAAGATAAGAGTGTAACTGAAAACAGGTCCTAATAATGTTTGTTTTCATAATTGACAGGCCACCCGAAGATCATACATCGTGATATAAAGTCATCAAACATTCTTCTTGATTTTAAATTTGAAGCTAAGGTAGGTTATGCTCCATTTCCGCTTCCTTCCTATCATGTCTGCTAACATCATTTGTTTaaccatttatttaatttaacatTACCATCTTCATTAGAGTTCTGACATAAATACTCTACATGCTTTGGCAGTAAACATGTGGTGCAATTATCTTTCTGTATTTGTTGTTGAAAACTTGAAATGCCAACTTAAGTTGTTTATTGATTTAGCTCTGTAGACAACAACTTTGAGTTTATCCAATTTCAatgttttattcatttttttgGCATAATCAGAGCTAATTGTAATCCTATGTACAGGTTGCGGATTTTGGTCTGGCAAAGTTCACCTCTGATAATAACACACATGTGTCAACAAGAGTAATGGGCACTTTTGGGTATGTGTAGAAGTTAAATTGTTACCGAGCCATTTAAATTTGGTGTTATATGTCAAGTAGACATTCTGCATTGATGTACAACTCCATTGTTAAATTTTCCAGAGCATGTGGACACCATTCACTCTGTTAAGATTAGTTTGACGTGTTTAAATTTCTTTACACGAACACCTCTAGTTCTTGTATCATTTACATTGTTTCAGTATTTTAGATAGAAACTGAATCATCATTCAATTTGATATGCTGTAGTTGCAGTTACAGTTCCCTGAGACCTATTTTTATGGTATTAGGTATCTAGCACCAGAATATGCGTCTTCTGGAAAGCTAACTGAGAAATCAGATGTCTTTTCCTTTGGAGTGATGCTTCTTGAGTTGATAACTGGGCGCCGGCCTGTTGATTCAACCCAAACATATATGGATGACAGCTTGGTTGACTGGGTAAGTATTTTAATAGCCTACTTAAGTTTGGTGTTACCCATTATACTTTGACTAGATAGGTCCGAAAAGTTTGTTAGTTTTTTATGTACATCGGGCAAGGGACATTTTGGTTACATGATCATTTTCATGATTTCTTTTTTAAGTGCTTTAATGTTATGTGCTGTAAGTACATTTGCGTAGTTATGTTTAAATGCTTTAAGAATACAACCTTGAGTTAAACATTGTTGTAACTTTCGACTTATCATGGTCTTGTAGAAGCGAATTTCCTTGCTAGTTTTGATCATTGCATGTTAATAAGTTCTGATAAACTATATGATCATTTAACATTTTTTGACAATGCTATGGTCTGTGTATCATTTCTTTGTAGTCAATTTATACAAGTACTTCTTTGTCTATATGGTCTTCTGTTAGAATCGTTTCTTTTGTTGAATTTATGTTGTGGATAGAGTAACATATTTGACCATCTCTAGGCAAGACCTTTACTGATGCGAGCACTTGAGGATGGTAACTATGATGAGCTAGTGGATGCTCGTCTGGGGAAGGATTTCAATCCTAATGAGATTGCCAGAATGATAGCATGTGCTGCTGCATGTGTACGCCATTCAGCCCGTCGTCGCCCTCGAATGAGTCAGGTAACTTGTGTTTCAGTATGCCTTAGAGCTCTAGAAGCTGCTCATAGATGCTTATCGTTTATGAAAATCAATTTGACATCCACTCTGGGCATTTTAGATTTTACTAGTGCTGTAATCTGCTAATAGCACAATAATGCTTCCAGCCCTTAGTATTGTGGGCGACAAGTGAGAATTGTATGGTCGCTCATACCTGATATGATTGCCAGGTTGTTCGGGCCTTAGAAGGTGACGTGTCTTTGGAGGATCTTAATGAAGGTGTTCGGCCTGGTCATAGCCGCTTTTTTGGATCATACAGCAGTTCCGACTATGATTCTGGGCAGTACAACGAGGACatgaagaagttcaagaagatggCCTTTACGACGAATGACTACACGAGCAGCCAATACAGCGCGCCGACGAGCGAGTATGGTCAGATACCATCTGCATCAAGCAGCGAGGGCCAGCAAACTCAAGAAATCGAGACGGGGACAATGAAGAAAGGTGGCCACAGTGGCTACAGTTCAGGATACAGCGGGCCGTCGTGAGGGAACTCTTCTTCTTTTTGACTTCTCCATGGGTGCAATTTGTAAAGTCCGGTTGAATTTATATGCTGACTTGTGTGCGAGGAAGGGAAGTATAGCTTCTGGTAGCTGCAGTTGTTGATTCTTTCATATGTTGTTGACCGATCTTTTGCTGTGTAATTCAAAAGAGCTAATTGAGTGCTGTATACTGTTGATACCCACTCAGACTCAGGGTTGAGTAAGAGTAGCCCAACGATTCTTTTTACTCGCGTGCCTTTGATGCGTCTCTTTTACCATGGATGCCAGCTTATATATACCATTATGGTTGGTATCTTATCTTATTGTTGAGTGTGGATGGAATATGTGCTGAGGCAGGATGCAACTTGTGAGTTGTCTTGCAAGCCAAATCCCGTGAGCTGTTCTTGGGAAGCACGGAACAATAACATGTACGCCGGGACAGCTCACGGGAGTAGTAGGAGGTTGTCTCGCGTTTGCATGGAGGGTTCGCGACGCGTGACCCTCCGCCAGGTCCCCAGGATTGGAAGGAAGCCAACGCAACGCAAGGCAGGTGTGCGTGGGGTGTTGGGGACGGGTGGGAGGTTGAGTAGTACAAGGTGTCAAGATCGGAATTGTCTGTCCAGACAGACTGTACTGGGTTTGGCCGGTGGCTTCCTCGTCGTCTTCTCTCCCGGTGGCGTAAATCCCATCTGACGGTTTGCTCAGGACAGACTAACGTAGCAACCTGGCCTGACTGTCATCATCCTTGTTGGATAGATTGTCCGTTCTTCTCCGCCAAATGATTGTTGGACTGTCAGCAGATGTCAGCATCTACTCTTGGGgacatttttttttttgaatgttgGCATTGGATTGCGAAATTCATTAATCAGCAGGGTGAACCGTTACAAGGTACAAAAGCCAAGAGGGCAAGCGCCattgaaagaagaagaagaaaggcgcaaaataagaagaaaaaagaaggaaGGTCACCTCAGCCTGGATCGAAGGGAATCTCTGCTCCACCCATGTTTTAAAGCCTGATTTCTGTTAGATGCGTATATAGTCTTTTTAATGTGTATCCCTATTGTATAAGAGGTTTCTTGCCTTTTTTCACATGTATATGTACTGTCCCTTGGTTATCTGTGAATGTCAGCTGTTCATTCCTAACATGATATCAGATGCTTAGGTTCtcttccatctcacgtgatgcagCTCCGCGCTCAGTGCCTCCACCGCTGCCGTCGCTGCTGGCTGCTGCTCCGGCCGCCCTCTCCTCATCCGGCCACCCTGGCTCGTCGCCGGCTCGGGACGCCCTATCCTCTGCCCTTTGTTGGCGCCGTCACCTCCCTAAGTCCGGCCCCGCCCCGACATCTGCTGCCGCCAGCCGTTCCTCGCCTGGCCCCGCTCGgatcccgccgccgccggctgCTCCTCGCCCGACCACGTCCGGATCCGCTGCCACCAGCTGCTCCTTGCCCGGCCTGGCCTTGGCTGCGTTGCCGCTGGAACTGCCTTCGGCTAGCGCTCCCTTTCCTTGCTGGACGCCGCGGCTGCTGCTTCCTGCAGCTGCCGTCCGTCATGCTACTGCTACAGGCGGCCGTTTGGCCCTGCCTCGGGCTTTCCTGCCCCGTGGGTCGCCGCCGGCCGCTGGTCCGCTCGggccccgatccagatcgggatcggCTGCCTCTGAGTAAAAAAAAGGGAGCAGAAGAAGAGGCAAATCAGCATGTCCTCTTCAAGCTATGTTGTTGTTCCTCGATGCTCGGTGATCTTCGATGGCACCAACTATGCCGAGTTTGTGGGCTTCATGAGTATCCACATGCGCGGTCTTCTGCTGTGGGGCATTCTCTCTGGTGAGCTCCCCTATCCGCCATGCCCTGTTGCTCCCGTGGCTCCTACCCCGCCGGTGCCGCCTGTTCTGGCTGCTACTGCTTCTTAGGCTGATCGGGATGCAGCCAAGGCTCTTGATGATGCTGCGGTCGATGGTAATGATCAGCAGGTATCTGCTTATTCAGATGCTCTTTCTGTCAACCGGGATGATCTGTTTGCTTACACTCAATGGTGCAATGATGTTGCTCGAGCTGCTGCTGTTCTCACTGCGAGTGTCCTCCCTCAGTTTGCCTCGGAGTTCATGGCTCTTGGCACCGTTGCAGCAATGTGGTCTTATCTCTGTCAGCGCTATCAGCCCTCTAGTGATGCTCTCTACCTATCTGTGGTGCGTCAgaagcatgctcttcagcagggtgacacTTTTGTGGATGAGTTCTACACACAGAGTTCCGCCATCTGGCGCTAGCTTGACTCTCTTTGGACAGCTGTTTGTGGCGCTTGCCGTTGTTGCCAAACTATCCAGTCTGACTTGGAGTTTCAGCGTGTCCATGAGTTCTTAGCTCGCCCCCGCTCCGAGTTTGAGCCTAGGTGTTCTCACTTACTTGCTCGAGGTCGTGTTCCTATCACAGAGGTTCTTGCTGAgcttcgtgctgaggagactcgcctTTGTTCTGCTGGGTTGCTTGCGGTTCCCTCTGTGTTGGTTGTCCGAGCTCCTGTGTCATCTACTCGTTCCAGTGCACCGCCACTCCTGCCGACACCCGCAGTGATACAGTCGGTGGCTACTGCTCGCCCTCCTCATGCTGAGAAGGGCCGATCGCACCATGGTACAATCTTTGGCTACTGCTCCAGGTCAGGCCACCCCGAGGCTGATTGTCGCCAGAAACAACGAGACCAGAGGCGTTCTTCCTCCAGTGTGAGTCCTGCATCTTCCTCGACTCCGTCACTCACTGAGCAGGACATTATCCGGCTCAAGCGCCTCCTGGCTTCTTCTCGCTCTTCATCGATGAGTTCTGCTGCCGCTGTGACAGCTCCCACCCCTTCATCACCATCGGCacctacacagtcaggtacatcttCGTGGGTTCTGGATTCTGGAGCTTCTTTTCATATGTCTTCTGATTCTTCCGGGTTGTCTTCTCTTCAACCTCTTGATTTTCCTGTTAATGTTCTCACTGCCGATGGCACTCCTCTTCCTGTTGCTAGTGGTGGCACTCTTTCTACTCCATCTTTTTCTGTTCCTAGTGTTTCTCATGTTCCCCATCTTATCATGAATCTCTTCTCCGCTGCCCAACTTACTAATTCTGGTTGTCGTGTTATTCTTGATGCCGACTCTTGCTCTATTCAGGAGCTTCACACCCAGGTTCTGGTTGGTGCCGGCCCTCGGCGCCGTGATTTGGAGGGTCTCCGGGAGGTTGACTCGCTTCATGTTCCTTTCGCTGCCACCACTTCTGCCAGTTCTCATGCTCTTGCTACCTCTTCTTATGTGaccttccagcagtggcatcatcgacttggtcaccTATGTGGTTCCCGCTTGTCGACGTTGGAGCGTCAGGGTGTCTTATGGTCTGTATGCGGAGATGCATCCTTACATTGTAATGGTTGTAGGCTTGGCAAACAAACTCAATTACCTTATCCTACTAGTGAGTCAGTATCTCAGCGTCCTTTTGACTTAGTCAATTCTGATATATGGGGAcctgtgatgtctactacgcaaccttctccttgtagacgttgttgggcctccaagcgcggaggtttgtaggacagtagcaattttccctcaagggggtgacctaaggtttatcaatccgcaggaggagtaggatgaagatggtctctctcaagcaaccctgcaacaaaataacaaagagtctcttgtgtccccaacacacccaatacaatggtaagttgtataggtgcactagttcggcaaagagaaggtgaaacaagtgcaatatggatggtagatataggtttttgtaatctgaaattacaaaaacagcacggtaacaaatggtaaaagtgagcacgaacggtattgcaatgcgtggaaacaaggcctagggttcatactttcactagtgaagttctctcaacaatgataacataattggatcatataactagccctcaacatgcaacaaagagtcactccaaagtcactaaaagcggggaacaaacgaagagattattgtcgggtacgaaaccaccacaaagttattctttatgatcgatctattcaagagtctgtagtaaaataacacgaagctattctttccgttcgatccatcatagagtgcgtactagaataacaccttaagatacatatcaaccaagaccctaatgtcacctagaactccattgtcacctcaagtatccgtgggcatgattatacaatatgcatcacataatctcagaatcatctattcaaccaacacacagaacttcaaagagtgccccaaagtttctaccagagagtcaaaacgtgtgccaacccctgtgcataggttcccaatgtcacgaacccgcaagttgatcaccaaaacatacatcaagtactcacatgaatccacgtgtgccaacccatatgcataggttcccaattgtcacaaacccataagttgatcacatcagatagacacgtgcaagacaaacatcaagtgttctcaaagactcaatccgataagataactccaaaggggaaactcaattcattacaagagggagagggggaagaacatcataagatccaactatagtagcaaagcccatggtacatcgagatcgagacatctcaagaacatgagagatagagatcaaacacatagctactggtacataccctcagccccgagggagaactactccctccttgtcatggagatcgtcgggatgatgaagatggccaccggagatggattccccctccgacagggtgccagaacgggctccagattggtttttggtggctacagaggcttgcggcggcggaactcccgatctaggtttctttctgggggtttctgaatttataggaatttatggcggtggaattacgtcggttgggcccacgaggaggtcacaagcctaccctgcgccacctaggggggtggtgccggcgtcagggcttgtgactccctcgtggctcttctggccttcttacaaagcttcgggggtctcttttggtccaaaaaaaatcatcgtaaagtttcattccatttgggctccgtctgaaaatgggccaaaaacacgaaaaaacagaaactgacccttggcactgagttaataggttagtcccaaaaaagatataaaatagcatattcatgcatataaaacatccaaagttgacaagataatagcatggaaccataaaaaattatagatacgttggagacgtatcaagcatccccaagcttaactcctgctcgtcctcgactagggaagtgataaagaatgaatttttgatgctttcatgctacctagcatagatgtcctttgtaactcctcttatgtgacatgaatgttcagatccgttagattcaaaacaatagtttgctattgatgtggagacaataatacttcaagcaaactagcaaggtaatcatgaactttcaaaataacaaggccaaaagaaagttatccctacaaaatcatatagtctggctatgctctatcatccttgcacaacaaatttaaatcatgcacaaccccggtattggccaagtaattgttttcacacctttactttctcaaactttttcgactctcctgcaatacatgagcgtgagccatggttttagcactataagtggtgtggagtgtggtggaggttgcaagacaaaaaaaggagaagatgatcacattaactaggcatatcaataagctgtggaagcatattattggaatatacaagccaagttatataatgaaaatttcccactagctatatggtggtgacaaaacgagagactctcaatcatgaagatcatggtgcttaatatgcacaagtgtggaaaagtggtagcattgtcccttctctctttttctctcatttttttggtgggctctttggcatatcttttttttggtgggcatctttggcctcttttattttctcacatggtacaatgctctatcaATGATTATCatgacactttcaactcaaaacttagagcaatgatgactctatctgaaatgccttcggtagtgtaccgtgacaatgacctagcatggcatagacattaatggaaacatcatgctagctatcttacgatcatgcaatggcaatgaagacgtggtggcacatgtcatggtggtagttgcatggcaatatatctcgggatga encodes:
- the LOC123427868 gene encoding proline-rich receptor-like protein kinase PERK1; the encoded protein is MSSPTAAPAPTSPPAPPANATAPPPATPSAPPPATPSPSPPAPANPPPASVPPPAAPSASPPAPSSTPATPSAPSPSPPGSPAAPSPPSDTPSPPSPEGRSPPSSGGGGKSPSTPGHNNPSPKSPPHSSGGGGSGVSTSVVVGVAVGGFVLLLLATFVCLCCLRKKRRRQPPPPHYGYPPPPPQQYKDDTYGATYQNWHNNVPPPPPDHVVKMHPSPPPAYANRPPQAPPPPPPPMINSSGGSGSNYSGGEILPPPSPGTALGFSNSKSTFTYDELVRATDGFSDANLLGQGGFGYVHKGVLPNGKEIAVKQLKLGSGQGEREFQAEVEIISRVHHKHLVSLVGYCISGGKRLLVYEFVTNNTLEFHLHGKGRPTLEWPIRLRIALGAAKGLAYIHEDCHPKIIHRDIKSSNILLDFKFEAKVADFGLAKFTSDNNTHVSTRVMGTFGYLAPEYASSGKLTEKSDVFSFGVMLLELITGRRPVDSTQTYMDDSLVDWARPLLMRALEDGNYDELVDARLGKDFNPNEIARMIACAAACVRHSARRRPRMSQVVRALEGDVSLEDLNEGVRPGHSRFFGSYSSSDYDSGQYNEDMKKFKKMAFTTNDYTSSQYSAPTSEYGQIPSASSSEGQQTQEIETGTMKKGGHSGYSSGYSGPS